One segment of Mycoplasma sp. E35C DNA contains the following:
- the dhaK gene encoding dihydroxyacetone kinase subunit DhaK, producing the protein MKKIINNPNDILNQAISGYVAGYKNLVKQLDNLPIVIRKNKKQNKVALISGGGSGHEPAHLGYVGYGMLDAAVCGDIFTSPSADKIYEAIKATNSNKGVLLIIKNYSGDVMNFEMAAEIALAENIDVKKVIVNDDIAVENSTYTIGRRGVAGTVLVHKILGAAAELDYSLEQLEELGNNLVSNIKTIGMAIKPCYVPTSQKLSFDLNDNEIEMGVGIHGEPGIQKEKFSSADDHVAYMMNKLLTEFEFNKNDEIAVMINGLGATTNTELFIVNNKVSSILSKHQINVYKTFINNYMTSLDMEGFSITLCKLNKTTKALLDHKSDAGFFKV; encoded by the coding sequence ATGAAAAAGATAATTAATAATCCTAACGATATATTAAATCAAGCAATATCTGGTTATGTAGCTGGTTATAAAAATTTAGTAAAACAACTTGATAATTTACCCATTGTAATTAGAAAAAATAAAAAACAAAATAAGGTCGCATTGATCTCTGGTGGAGGTAGCGGACATGAACCTGCTCACTTAGGTTATGTTGGTTATGGAATGCTTGATGCAGCAGTTTGCGGAGATATCTTTACTTCACCTAGTGCTGATAAAATTTATGAAGCAATTAAAGCAACAAATTCTAATAAAGGTGTTTTGTTAATCATCAAAAATTACAGTGGTGATGTCATGAATTTTGAGATGGCAGCTGAGATAGCGCTGGCTGAAAATATTGATGTTAAAAAAGTGATTGTTAATGATGATATTGCTGTTGAAAATTCAACATATACAATCGGAAGAAGAGGTGTTGCTGGAACTGTATTAGTTCATAAAATTTTAGGTGCTGCTGCAGAATTGGATTATTCATTAGAACAATTAGAAGAACTTGGCAATAATCTAGTTAGCAACATCAAAACAATTGGTATGGCAATTAAACCTTGTTATGTTCCGACATCTCAAAAACTAAGTTTTGATCTAAATGATAATGAAATTGAAATGGGAGTTGGTATTCACGGAGAACCAGGTATTCAAAAAGAAAAATTTAGTTCAGCTGATGATCATGTTGCTTATATGATGAATAAATTATTAACTGAATTTGAATTTAATAAGAACGATGAAATCGCAGTTATGATTAATGGCTTGGGAGCTACAACTAATACTGAGTTATTTATTGTAAACAACAAAGTATCTAGCATCTTATCTAAGCATCAAATAAATGTTTATAAAACATTTATTAATAACTACATGACTTCATTAGATATGGAAGGTTTTTCAATTACTTTATGTAAGTTAAATAAAACCACAAAAGCGTTATTGGATCACAAATCAGATGCAGGATTTTTTAAGGTATAG
- the dhaL gene encoding dihydroxyacetone kinase subunit DhaL, which yields MNNVIKVFNNIAAVIIENKDYLTELDRAIGDGDHGINLARGFEKVQIELKNLDDKNIAEIFNKVAMTLISNVGGASGAIYGSAFLKAGMYLKSVEQLNNDVITMIWEEMIKAIQSRGNAKINEKTMLDVIIPAYEAYTLAIKNNDLKTAFKHAEQAAKLGVEKTKELIATKGRASYLNERSKNHIDPGAYSSYLIIKTVYESL from the coding sequence ATGAACAATGTAATTAAAGTATTCAACAATATAGCCGCAGTTATTATTGAAAATAAAGACTATTTAACTGAACTAGATCGTGCTATTGGTGATGGTGATCATGGCATTAATTTAGCCAGAGGTTTTGAAAAAGTTCAAATCGAATTAAAGAATTTAGATGATAAAAATATCGCTGAAATATTTAATAAAGTGGCAATGACTTTAATCTCAAATGTTGGCGGAGCTAGTGGAGCAATTTATGGAAGCGCTTTTCTTAAAGCAGGAATGTATCTTAAATCAGTTGAACAATTAAATAATGATGTAATCACTATGATCTGAGAAGAAATGATCAAAGCAATTCAATCTAGGGGTAATGCTAAGATTAATGAAAAAACCATGTTAGATGTAATTATTCCAGCTTATGAAGCATATACATTAGCAATCAAGAATAATGATCTTAAAACAGCATTCAAACATGCAGAACAAGCAGCAAAACTAGGTGTTGAAAAAACTAAAGAACTAATTGCAACCAAAGGTAGAGCTTCTTATCTTAATGAACGTTCAAAAAATCATATTGATCCAGGTGCTTATTCTAGTTATTTAATAATTAAAACAGTTTATGAGTCTTTATAA
- the dhaM gene encoding dihydroxyacetone kinase phosphoryl donor subunit DhaM — translation MVGIVIVSHNYKLGAEIINFVNEMKFAKFEIINASGIDENTFGSDPLKIKQAIQQAWTDEGVLIFADIGSSILNAQMAIEFLDEQFDKSKVIMADAPIVEGALVAVSLNVEQDNVMVKILDELAKLKTLKKV, via the coding sequence ATGGTTGGTATTGTAATCGTTTCTCATAATTACAAACTAGGAGCTGAAATCATTAACTTCGTTAATGAAATGAAGTTTGCTAAGTTTGAAATCATCAATGCGAGTGGCATTGATGAAAATACTTTTGGTTCAGATCCACTAAAAATTAAACAAGCAATTCAACAAGCATGAACTGATGAAGGAGTATTAATTTTTGCTGATATTGGATCATCAATTCTAAATGCTCAAATGGCAATAGAATTCTTAGATGAACAATTTGATAAATCAAAAGTAATTATGGCTGATGCTCCAATTGTTGAAGGCGCATTAGTTGCTGTTTCGTTGAATGTTGAACAAGATAATGTGATGGTCAAAATTCTTGATGAATTAGCTAAATTAAAGACTCTTAAAAAAGTTTAA